One stretch of Rhizoctonia solani chromosome 8, complete sequence DNA includes these proteins:
- a CDS encoding Retrotransposable element Tf2 protein: protein MEPEPTTAALLKAITALTATVGSLQAQITSQGQQLIELKAICKETADLLGDKDQGAPQAQPGPSTGPVTPPTHLGGETHTPGTVRPGLKAPFRPSRGTGFDSEDEEEQRRPKREPQGTPRRHLGSLTPFDAGSSVKRPKMDLPKPFKGNTRGRKATQWLDRMMLWGALHRDQFDEEEQMVVWILYHMTDKAANWALPIIGNIIKGEGNPSTTIQALTAKFKEAFADPDAKQAAARKIAALTQTSTTSKYVTEFRNLIAELDWNEEAYIAQFTQGLHWKVKELLSTKDSIPDKLEAIFAASIKIDNIRRKNEEIRPKKAPAKSPATAATTSTTTIQRVRLSEDPNYVTPEERDRCCALGLCVKCGQKGHGIKQCPNGWKATIKEVAKPPTSKLDNLDSFEFVSLALDSNKKPLLFIDLYVQNPPAEPLKTLIDSAATLNFISPLIVEKLKIPKTQLENPRVVRMLDGTISQTGRIWHQVHLTVLANGHTHSIPFLVCPIGNTPAILGMTWLTQESPLIDWNLGTVTFPDQVQIALEEEADPNPLADLPKEYHEFARVFGKEEFKVLPPHREYDISIDLTPNAKLSPGPIYGMTNAESKALKQHIDEELATGKICPSTSSAGAPVMFVKKADGSLRLVVDYRKLNEVTHKNVYPLPRQDDLMAKLRHAKIFTKLDLQWGYNNVRIKEGDEWKTAFRTKYGLFEYLVMPFGLTNAPAAFQHFMNNLFRDLIDVTVVIYLDDILIFSEDPKDHPAHVREVLSQLMKNQLFCKLSKCHFHVTTVDYLGIVISPAGFSMDQKKIEAVTSWPTPKTVKQVQAFLGFVNYLRRFIPNFSSVARPLHNLTKKETPWTWGNLEETAFQELKVLVTKSPVLIHSNPELPYYLETDASGVAMGAILSQRGSDNRLHPIAYMSKSFSGAEGNYDTHDKELLAIIKALEEWRIFLEATDKPVQVFTDHRNLEYWMQARTFNQRHARWRVFLSNFNFEIHYRPGKQSGKPDALSRQSDYVDTPQEPEVMLPSEVFANTSEEELEIVTEVHSKLREDPSLESIIQFLTKDANNAPPSIRKAYRDYNWEEDLLWYWGKLVVPDNEPLKERLLREFHNSPLAGHPGQQRTLELLSRNYWWPGMKSTAKEWVECCPVCQANQRAHAPVISLKPLEVPPFPFHTISYDFITGFPRSNGHDAILVVIDSFSKFGHFIPTSKKVTAKGLADLFVSHVWKLHGLPIKTILDRGTTFTGKFLRALYQRLGIKPSFSSAYHPESDGQTERVNQFIEFYLCSYVAADHSDWATWLPLAEYAYNNAKHASTGKTPFELIYGKNPVMNPSNMPSNVPEADQLADTLANEWKEAESALRMSKEKMIRDKGTTPEYSIGKMVWLDGKNVELRSNSNKLDPRRLGPFEVLEKISSHAYRLKLPETLKIHDVFYVGLLSKVHKSPSQPFPERPPPETIEGEEEYKVERIIDSKRQQGRWFYLIKWKGYGPEDNSWEPEELLEHSQEEIQRFNKLQLKKAYDSAKSL, encoded by the exons atggaaccggagccgaccactgccgctctcctcaaggctatcacagccctcaccgccaccgtcgggtccttgcaggcccaaatcacatcccaaggccaacagctcattgagctcaaagccatatgcaaggaaaccgccgaCCTCCTCGGGGAtaaggatcaaggagccccacaagcccagcctggcccatcgactgggcctgtcactcctcccacccacttgggaggagaaacccacactccaggcacggttaggcctggactcaaggccccattccggCCCTCTAGAGGCAcaggctttgactcagaggatgaggaagaacaaaGGCGCCCCAAAagggagcctcaaggaacgcctaggaggCATCTAGGGTCCCtaaccccctttgatgcagggtccagcgtaaaaagACCTAAAATGGATCTCCCCAAACCTTTTAAAGGCAATACcaggggacgcaaggccacGCAATGGCTGGACcgaatgatgctctggggTGCTCTCCACAGGGATCAATTcgatgaggaagagcaaaTGGTGGTATGGATCTTGTACCACATGACCGACAAGGCAGCCAATTGGGCACTCCCTATCATTGGgaatatcatcaagggcgaggggaATCCTtccaccaccatccaggccttaacggccaaatttaaGGAGGCCTTTGCTGACCCCGATGCCAAACAGGCCgccgccaggaaaattgcggCACTAACGCAAACCTCCACAACCTccaagtacgtcacggagttccgcaacctcatagcggaattagactggaacgaggaggcctacattgcgcagtttacgcaaggcctccactggaaggttaaGGAACTGttatcaaccaaggatagcatCCCTGACAAACTTGAAGCAATTTTTGCGGCTTCcataaaaattgacaacattcgccgcaaaaatgaggagatCCGTCCGAAGAAGGCGCCCGCCAAATCCCCGGCCACCGCagccaccacctccactaccaccatccaACGGGTCCGAttatcagaagaccccaattACGTTACCCCGGAGGAGAGGGACCGTTGCTGCGCGTTGGGcctctgtgtcaagtgcggtcagaaGGGCCACggcatcaaacagtgccccaacggatggaaagccacgatcaaggaggtggccaag cccccaacttccaaattggaCAATCtagatagttttgaatttgtatctcttgcactagactcaaataaaaaacccctCTTATTTATCgatctatatgtccaaaatCCCCCAgcagaacccctcaaaacGCTCATAGACTCCGCAGCCACATTGAATTTTATTTCCCcattgattgtggaaaaattaaaaatcccaaaaacccaacttgaaaatccacgagttgtgagaatgctagatggtacaatctctcagactggtcgcatttggcaccaagTTCATCtcacggttttggccaatggccatacacACTCCATCCCTTTCTTAGTCTGCCCCATTGGGAACACACCcgccatacttggcatgacatggctcactcaggagtcacccctTATAGACTGGAATCTAGGCACCGTCACCTTCCCAGACCAAGTCCAGATagccttggaagaagaagcagatccTAACCCCCTTGCAGATCTACCTAAGgaataccatgaatttgccagggtatttggcaaagaggaatttaaggtccttcccccacacagggaatatgatatcTCAATTGATCTGACTCCCAacgccaaactctcccccGGACCCATCTacggcatgaccaatgcagaatccaaggcgctcaaacaacacattgacgaggaattggcaacaggcaagatttgccctagtacctcctcggCAGGCgctccagtcatgtttgtaaaaaaggcagatggctccCTGCGATTGGTGGTTGATTATAGGAAGTTAAACGAGGTTACCCacaaaaacgtctacccgcTACCAAGacaagatgacctcatggctaagCTCAGACacgccaagatcttcacaaaactagatctacaatggggatacaataatgtccggatcaaggaaggagatgagtggaagacagccttcagaaccaagtacgggctatttgaatacctagtaatgccctttgggcttaccaacgccccggccgctttccaacatttcatgaacaatctgttcagggacctcatcgacgtcactgtggttatttatttggatgatatcctgattttctcagaagaccccaaggaccacccagcccatgtcagggaagtcctatcacaactaatgaagaatcagctattctgtaaactttccaagtgccacttccatgtcaccacggtagattacttgggtattgtcatctccccggcaggtttttccatggatcaaaagaagattgaggcggtcacgtcatggccaacccctaaaacagtcaaacaggttcaAGCATTCCTGGgatttgtcaattacctccggCGCTTCATCCCTAATTTCAGCTCAGTAGCACGCCCTCTGCACAAccttaccaaaaaggaaaccccctggacATGGGGCAACCTAGAGGAAACAGCCTTTCaggagttgaaggttcttgtCACCAAGTCTCCGGTTCTTATCCATTCCAATCCAGAACTCCCCTattacctggaaacagacgcctcaggggtagccatgggagccattctTAGTCAGCGGGGCTCAGATAACCGGTTGCACCCAATCGCGTACATGTCTAAATCattctcaggggcagaaggAAACTACGACACTCATGACAAAGAACTCctagccatcatcaaagccctggaggaatggcgtatcttcctggaagcCACAGACAAGCCGGTTCAGGTGTTTACAGATCACCGCAAccttgagtactggatgcaggcaaggacattcaatcaacggcatgctagatggcgcgtattcctgagcaacttcaattttgagatacattatcgcccaggaaagcaatcagggaagccggACGCCTTGTCCAGACAATCGGACTATGTTGACACCccccaggaaccagaagtcatgctaccaTCAGAAGTCTTTGCAAACACGTCAGAGGAAGAGCTGGAAATTGTTACAGAAGTACACTCAAAATTGAGGGAAGACCCCTCCCTAGAGtccatcatccaattcctgacCAAAGATGCCAATAACGCCCCACCATCAATAAGAAaggcttacagagactacaattgggaagaggacctcctgTGGTATTGGGGGAAATTGGTGGTTCCAGACAATGAACCCCTGAAAGAAAGActcctcagggaattccacaactcccccCTAGCAGGACACCCGGGTCAGCAAAGAACCCTTGAACTCTTGAGCCGGAATTACTGGTGGCCGGGAATGAAGTCAacagccaaagaatgggtagagTGTTGCCCTgtctgccaagccaaccaacgcGCACATGCCCCAGTCATCTCCCTgaaacccctagaagtcccaccatttcccttccacaccatctcatATGACTTCATTACAGGGTTCCCCAGATCTAACGGTCACGATGCAATCCTAGTGGTCATTGATTCTTTTTCTAAGTTtgggcacttcatcccaacctcaaaaaaggtcacagccaagggtcTGGCGGATCTATTTGTCAGTCACGTATGGAAGCTGCACGGGTTACCAATCAAGACCATCTTGGATAGAGGCACCACcttcacaggaaaattccttAGGGCTCTCTACCAAAGGTTGGGAATCAAGCCATCATTTTCCTCAGCTTACCACCCGGAATCAGACggtcaaacagaaagggtaaaTCAGTTCATTGAATTCTACCTTTGTTCCTACGTAGCCGCGGATcattcagactgggccacATGGTTACCCTTGGCGGAATACGCGtataacaacgccaaacaCGCGTCTACCGGAAAGACACCCTTTGAATTGATCTACGGAAAAAATCCGGTGATGAATCCCTCCAACATGCcgtccaacgtaccagaagcagaccagCTAGCGGACACCCTGGCCAatgaatggaaggaggcCGAATCcgccctcagaatgagcaaggagaAAATGATCAGGGACAAAGGAACCACTCCCGAATACTCAATTGGCAAAATGGTCTggttagatggaaaaaacgtggaactcaggtccaattccaataaaCTGGACCCAAGGAGACTAGGCCCTTTTGAAGTCTTAGAAAAAATTTCCAGTCATGCTTACCGCCTAAAGCTGCCGGAAACGCTGAAGATCCACGAtgtattctacgtaggactATTATCCAAAGTCCACAAATCTCCTAGCCAACCGTTTCCAGAACGGCCCCCTCCAGAGACAATtgagggagaagaagagtacaaagtggagcggatcattgactccaaaaggcaacaagggagATGGTTCtatctgatcaaatggaagggttacggtccagaagacaattcctgggaaccagaagaactcctggaacacagccaggaagaaaTTCAACGTTTCAACAAGTtgcaactgaaaaaggcttatGACTCCGCCAaaagcctttaa